In uncultured Bacteroides sp., one genomic interval encodes:
- a CDS encoding RagB/SusD family nutrient uptake outer membrane protein: MKNKKYILLVASALMLSFSSCSDFLEEDNKAGETADLTYSTSSGVQGLVSSCYSFARGWYGKEAGLGLSEMGTDLFYYGYDNKQKSLNSYNISAVSLDGNSSDNSCLDHYWELFYSAVDVCNNAIYYVPKNTVISETTRNQYMGEAYFMRAFYYLHMVNIWGPIPYNSEPISQILTDPTRLSEEIVYSNILSDLDNSISAFETAGYKVKTDGRSNYWAARALKSRVLLYAASWLGKNSITTNTSYSGKDLYTLAQAEAEAVIGSGIASFYNKYEDTWSMNNEDITTNKEAIFGVAYSPEITTTVNCIPYRYKTDSDGDPMDYNSLITRTGYSRGGSAMLLMFVSMWSNGASDLGGNGKEVFVRVLSDEKSHYVTNTVTKQSVNVSEVYSPYGRGFTRYLPSLYLWNLLEEHRATDQRTEATLLDAYKIAPGLEGSSTKYKSMQDTAIYYCHLDGNSAEGKAKQAWAKNRYRIQFMSGGDIPVFTSSDPATAKPSEAAKTTSDVYGDGRYNSYKIAGWCSYPGIKKFLDNVYDPAYPTWDISDRDAIVIRLAEMYLIKAECQLNTANGTAAMATINALRQVRAISGKDNSLSGTATLETVLNERAIELCGEQQRWFDLKRTHTLVDHVKKYNAQAAGQIKDYHYLRPIPQSQIDAVTNFSTTSGQGFWQNTGY; this comes from the coding sequence ATGAAAAATAAAAAATATATTCTTTTGGTTGCTTCAGCTTTAATGTTGAGCTTTTCATCTTGCTCAGACTTTCTTGAGGAAGATAATAAGGCAGGCGAAACTGCCGATTTAACCTATTCAACTTCTTCCGGAGTTCAAGGCTTGGTGTCTTCCTGCTATAGTTTTGCTCGTGGCTGGTACGGAAAAGAGGCTGGTCTTGGTTTATCTGAAATGGGTACCGATTTATTCTATTACGGATACGATAACAAACAAAAATCACTAAATTCATATAATATATCAGCAGTAAGTCTGGATGGTAATTCAAGTGATAATTCATGTCTGGATCATTACTGGGAACTATTCTATAGTGCAGTCGATGTATGTAATAATGCTATTTATTATGTACCTAAAAACACCGTGATTAGCGAAACTACCCGTAATCAGTATATGGGAGAAGCTTATTTTATGCGTGCTTTCTACTACTTACATATGGTTAATATCTGGGGACCTATTCCTTATAACAGTGAACCAATATCTCAAATATTAACAGATCCTACCCGTTTATCGGAAGAAATAGTATATAGCAATATTCTGTCCGATCTGGATAACTCTATATCTGCATTTGAAACTGCTGGCTACAAAGTTAAAACAGATGGTCGTTCTAACTATTGGGCAGCCCGCGCTTTGAAATCTCGTGTGTTGCTTTATGCTGCATCATGGTTAGGTAAGAATAGTATAACCACTAATACAAGTTATTCTGGAAAAGATCTTTATACATTGGCTCAGGCTGAGGCTGAAGCTGTAATAGGTAGTGGAATTGCTTCTTTCTATAATAAATATGAGGATACATGGTCAATGAATAACGAAGATATTACCACTAATAAGGAAGCTATCTTTGGTGTTGCTTATTCTCCTGAGATTACAACAACAGTAAACTGTATTCCTTATCGTTATAAAACAGATTCAGATGGCGATCCAATGGACTATAATTCATTGATTACTCGTACTGGATATTCTCGTGGCGGTAGTGCTATGTTACTGATGTTTGTTTCTATGTGGAGTAATGGTGCCAGTGATTTGGGTGGAAACGGAAAAGAAGTCTTTGTTCGCGTGTTGTCTGATGAGAAATCTCACTATGTTACAAATACTGTTACTAAGCAATCAGTAAATGTCTCTGAAGTATACTCTCCTTATGGACGTGGATTCACCCGTTACTTACCATCTCTTTATTTGTGGAATCTTCTTGAAGAACACCGTGCTACCGATCAGCGTACAGAAGCTACGTTGCTTGATGCTTATAAAATTGCTCCGGGCCTCGAAGGCAGCTCTACTAAATATAAGTCAATGCAAGATACTGCAATCTATTATTGCCATTTAGATGGAAATTCTGCAGAAGGAAAAGCTAAACAGGCTTGGGCAAAGAATCGTTACCGCATCCAGTTTATGAGCGGTGGTGATATTCCTGTATTTACTTCTTCTGATCCTGCTACAGCAAAACCTTCAGAAGCAGCTAAGACTACTTCTGATGTATACGGCGATGGCAGATATAATTCATATAAGATTGCTGGATGGTGTTCATATCCGGGTATTAAGAAATTCCTGGATAATGTGTACGACCCTGCTTATCCAACATGGGATATCTCAGATAGGGATGCTATTGTTATTCGCTTGGCCGAAATGTATTTAATCAAGGCCGAATGTCAGCTAAATACAGCAAATGGAACTGCTGCTATGGCAACTATCAATGCTCTTCGTCAGGTTCGTGCAATTAGTGGCAAAGACAATTCATTGAGTGGAACAGCAACTCTTGAGACTGTACTTAATGAACGTGCAATTGAACTTTGCGGCGAACAACAGCGCTGGTTTGATTTAAAACGTACTCATACGCTGGTTGACCATGTGAAGAAGTACAATGCACAAGCTGCCGGACAGATTAAAGATTACCATTATCTTCGTCCTATTCCTCAGTCTCAGATTGATGCTGTTACTAATTTCTCTACAACATCTGGTCAGGGATTCTGGCAGAACACAGGTTATTAA
- a CDS encoding pectinesterase family protein yields the protein MKNRLVLLLLAFLTFSAFKTDRVITVFMIGDSTMANKTIEGGNLERGWGHLLAGFFSEDIRVDNHAQNGRSSKSFIDEGRWEKVISQVKKGDYVFIQFGHNDEKPDSARHTDPGTTFDANLRRFVNETRAKGGIPVLLNSIVRRNFIRPQDKDMNNDARKEPGKEPVAVEGNTLFDTHGAYLDSPRRVAKELGVAFVDMNKITHDLVEGMGPVESKKLYMWVAPNTCPVAPKGREDNTHLNIYGARKIAGLTIDAIAKETPELAKYVRHYDYVVAKDGSGDFFTVQEAINAIPDFRKAARTTILLRKGVYKEKLVIPASKINVSLIGQEGAVISYDDYASKKNVFGEEKSTSGSASCYIYAPDFYAENITFENTSGPVGQAVAAFVDGDRVMFRNCRFLGFQDTLYTYGKDSRQYYEDCYIEGTVDFIFGWSTAVFNRCTINSKGDGYIAAPSTDMGKPYGYLFYDCKLTADEEVNKVYLARPWRPYAQAVYIRCEMGKHIVPEGWNNWDNTEAERNSFFAEYQSKGEGASNETRVSYSHQLTSLKDYDIEKVLAGQDNWNPVKNGVDKTVTVVR from the coding sequence ATGAAAAATAGACTCGTGCTTTTACTGCTTGCTTTCTTAACTTTTTCTGCCTTTAAGACAGATCGTGTGATAACTGTTTTTATGATTGGTGACTCAACGATGGCTAATAAAACGATTGAAGGTGGAAATCTTGAGAGAGGTTGGGGGCATTTGCTTGCCGGATTCTTCAGCGAAGATATTCGAGTGGATAATCATGCACAAAACGGACGCAGTTCTAAAAGCTTTATTGACGAAGGCCGTTGGGAAAAGGTAATTAGTCAGGTGAAAAAAGGAGATTATGTTTTTATTCAGTTTGGTCATAATGACGAAAAGCCGGACTCTGCACGCCATACTGATCCAGGTACAACTTTCGATGCAAACCTACGCAGATTTGTAAACGAAACACGTGCCAAAGGAGGAATACCTGTTCTTCTTAATTCGATTGTCCGTAGAAACTTTATTCGTCCGCAAGATAAGGATATGAATAACGATGCTCGTAAAGAACCGGGCAAAGAACCTGTTGCAGTAGAAGGAAATACACTTTTCGATACCCACGGAGCTTATCTTGATTCTCCTCGCAGAGTTGCAAAAGAACTTGGTGTAGCTTTTGTGGATATGAACAAGATAACACATGATTTGGTTGAAGGCATGGGACCTGTGGAGTCTAAAAAACTATATATGTGGGTAGCTCCTAATACTTGTCCTGTTGCGCCAAAAGGTCGTGAAGATAATACTCACTTAAACATATACGGAGCCCGCAAAATTGCCGGACTTACTATTGATGCAATAGCTAAAGAGACTCCCGAATTAGCTAAATATGTACGTCATTACGACTATGTGGTTGCTAAAGACGGAAGCGGAGACTTTTTCACAGTTCAAGAGGCTATTAATGCTATTCCCGATTTCCGTAAAGCCGCTCGCACCACAATTTTGTTACGCAAAGGCGTGTATAAGGAAAAGCTGGTTATTCCTGCTTCAAAAATAAATGTTTCCTTAATTGGACAAGAAGGTGCTGTGATATCTTATGACGATTATGCTTCGAAGAAAAATGTGTTTGGAGAGGAAAAATCTACCTCTGGTTCTGCAAGTTGTTATATTTATGCTCCCGATTTTTATGCTGAGAACATTACGTTCGAGAATACTTCCGGTCCCGTAGGACAGGCCGTTGCTGCTTTTGTTGATGGCGACAGAGTTATGTTTCGCAATTGCAGATTCCTGGGCTTTCAGGATACACTTTATACCTATGGAAAAGATAGCCGCCAATATTATGAAGATTGCTATATTGAAGGAACAGTCGATTTTATTTTCGGATGGTCAACTGCTGTCTTTAATCGTTGCACCATTAACAGCAAAGGCGATGGTTATATAGCTGCTCCTTCTACCGATATGGGCAAACCTTATGGATATCTTTTTTATGATTGCAAACTCACTGCCGATGAGGAAGTGAATAAAGTATATCTGGCTCGTCCATGGAGGCCTTATGCACAGGCTGTTTATATTCGCTGTGAAATGGGAAAACACATTGTGCCCGAAGGATGGAACAACTGGGATAATACAGAAGCAGAGAGAAATAGTTTCTTTGCTGAATATCAAAGCAAAGGCGAAGGTGCCAGTAATGAAACAAGGGTTTCTTACTCTCATCAGCTCACTAGTCTGAAAGACTATGATATTGAAAAAGTACTGGCAGGGCAAGATAACTGGAATCCTGTAAAAAACGGGGTGGACAAAACTGTAACTGTTGTACGCTGA